The nucleotide sequence taatcccaccaggggtaGTTAAATTAAGGCAGGAGCATCATGATGCAACAAACACATGAAGCCAGATCACTTACAAACCATCATAACCCATAACCCAGCATGCTTCATCATGACTGCACATGTGACTGGAATGTTGAGGCGATAGTGAGCATCAGCTAAGACTGAGGACAGCTGCTGTAGTGTTCACTGTGAGTTCAGCTGAATTCCCTGACGATGACGATGATGGCGgcgatgaggatgatgatgactGTCGGTGGTGCAGTGTTAGTGTTCAGTAGCTCTATTAGAGGACTCAAAATGCTCCATCAGTGTTTCAGGCCTGATTAACGTGTggaaatgttcatgtgtgagGTATTCGACTCTTCATCATGTGCATGTTCTGCAGAGACACTGTAAAGATTCACCTGTAGACATTACAGAGTTATTATTAAGTGCTCATGCTGTCATTATTGTGCATGTTAATCATCACCATCTGTTGAATTATTGagtatctgtgtgtgtctgatgAGAACGAGTGTGTTCAGAGACCACCTGCTGCTGTTTCACTCAGTGTCACGCTTCATAGTTCATACAGCTGCTGTGaggattgtgggtagtgtagtgtgctgacctctgacctgatgtgtgtgtgtgtgtgtgtgtgtgtgtgtgtgtctgcaggggACGATCCATCCCTTCCGCAAAGCCCACCGCTCCGTCCTGGGGAAGCTGGCACAGGAGTTCAGCTTGGTGACCTCTGACCGGCGGGtacgatattattattattattattattattattattattattactatctgAGCTTCATTCAgagatttaaacacacacacacacacacacacacacacacacacacacacacacacacacagatatgttGATTAGAGCAGCTGTAGAAATGCAGACAGACAGGTTTACGGAGTTCTGATGATGAGCTCTGCCAGCAGGAGGCAGTGTTACactcaataacacacacacagtcagtatGAGGAGTGTGCGTGCGCATGTAGCAGTTGAGGGTAGATGGTGTTTGTGTGCTTCTGCTTGGTGTGAGTGCATTCACGGTGTGTGCACCTGTGTTGAAGGTGCATGGCGGATGTGCATATGTTGTTGTGTTTGcatgtatattgtgtgtgtactGGTATAAAGGATGAGCCCTGGTGTGGTCGTCTGACTGCTCCTCATGACTCCTCTCAGTGTCTGAGGATCTGCAGATGCGTCTGTGGGTTACAGGACTGAGCCATGGAGGATACCATCAGCCTGACAAACAATGCAGGTCAATACAGCaatactgaagtgtgtgtgtgtgtgtgtgtgtgtgtgtgtgtgtgtgtgtgtttcagtcgtGGAAGATCCTCCTGTTCGGTGCGTTGAATGTGGTCTGTACAGGGTGTCTGCTGATGTGGTGCAGCTCCACCAACAGTATGGGTGAGTgatctctacacacacacacacacacacacacacacacacacacacatcagcttgGGCGGTCAGGGATTTACAGTTGACTGTGTGAACTGAAGGTATAATCATGACGCTCTGACATGAGCTGTGTGTCGCTCTGCTGGatgaacacagaacacacacaccaacatgtAGAGCTGGaggagtgcacacacacactgtcggCCTGCAGGCGGCGCTCTACTGCAGCAAGACAGCAGGagacgtgtgtatgtgtgtgtctaacAAGAGtgtgtctctgagtgtgtgtgcatgtgagtgtctgatgagtgtgtCTGACTAGAGTGTGTCTCTGATGAGTGTGTTATTATGTGTGTCTGATGAATGTGTGTCTCTGAGGATGTGTCTctggcaagtgtgtgtgtgtgttctgcaggggAATGTGATACTGCAGTATTGACCTCTGCAGTGTAGATGAtctgagttgtgtgtgtgtgtgtgtgtgtgtgtgtgtgtgtgtgtgtgtgatctcctGTGTGTAGAGGAAGCAGACGCTTCACCTCACTGCAGAGTTCACTGTATATTCACTAGCTGACGGAGCTCTGTGActgcactgagagagagagagtgagcgcTGATGTGTGTTGCTTTACTCTGAGGCGCAGGTCAACACTGACTAAAGCACATAaccagtacctgaggtgatcgtgCTCATTGTAGTTGATGCTGTTGTTCTGCGGTGAGAATCAGAGACCGTTTCTATAATAGAAATGTCAGGTGATGTTTAGGACAGGAACTCTCTTTAGCATGGACAATATTCCTTTTATCACGTCGTCGCTTGTATTTAGGACACGGTGCAGGCTCCACAGTGATGCCCCTGTTGGTGTCGTCAGTCTGTGTTCGTGATGAGCCGGGTGAACAAGTGTATTAAACTAGGagtgcaatatctagttcaaccactgggtgtcagtgTTGCATACTGCTCTTTTAAGACCCTTTCAGTTacggtgcgttcacaccagatgcataTGAGTGagggtgatttacatgttaaatcaaTGCAAAGAAGTGCATAGACATCATGCAGCGTGAATGAGGCGGCTCCAGTGACACGATTCACATGAATGAAGCGGCGTGAGCTGAGCGTTTGGCCTGTGCATTGCACATATtacttgagttggaaaatctgaagtTCAGCGGACATTcatgttaaccaatcagaagcttgctCTAGTATGGTGTGATTTATGGTTACGTAGTgtgtgtcccgaggggaaatcctcttgctgacaccagacaacagctcatcaaactgggctcagtctgaagcaccgctgaaagcctccatcatccaggtacagtttctggaggagttgatgaactctgAGCTGGGTGCACCTTAGAACAGATCTAGTGGACTCAAGACGGACACGCTGAACGAATCTATGCTGGTTATCAGCCTTCCTAAATcactactctctcaataaaacccatgttagccatttagctaTGAAACTAGAGCGtgtcgcgtctggtgtgaacacggCATCAGGAAGCAGTGATGAATCGCTGCACGCCCGTCCTGTTTCTCCCACACTGAAGCGTCTTCATCTGAGTAAGTTACTGACCCGCCTCAAATAGAGCGCTCGCTCCCTAACTACAGTGTTTGATTTAGGGCATAGGTGTCAAActccattcctggagggccgcagctctgcacagttttgctccaacgctgttcaaacacagctgatccaaataatcgagtgTTCAAAAGAGTCCCGAACaccatcagctgtgtttgactagggttggagcaaaactgtgctgagctgcggccctccaggaattgggtTTGAGCCCTGTGGTTCAGGGGCTTTAACAAAGACTGTAGATGACAAGGCACATCAGGTTCCAATGGGGGAAAGTGTATAtagtgaatgaagccccgcctactagtacaggagccaatcattgaccgctatagactgatgtttctccgggggaggggctcggtGCAGACGTGTGTTTaggacagtttctgcagcttcattatgaTCCTCTGGGCTCGACAAATGCCTGAACTCTCAGCCAGTGCTTACTACACACACatgagaaatacacacacacacacacacacacacacacacacacacacagaaagattGAAATCTACTCCTAAACAAACCAAACTACACTTGAAAAGCAGCGTCCTGTGcatgaaacacacacattaaatgaGCTAGTAAACAAAGAGTTGCTATCATACTAGGAGGAGATTCAGGAATAAGTGAACtccttcagaagagcagcgtgatCAGACGAAGCTTTAttcagaggaggaggaggatgatgatgatgatgatgaggttggtgtcgtgatctggTTCATCagtgaggttggtgtcgtgatctggTTCATCagtgaggttggtgtcgtgatctggTTCATCagtgaggttggtgtcgtgatctggTTCATCagtgaggttggtgtcgtgatctcctTCATCagtgaggttggtgtcgtgatctggTTCTCCTCCAGTGTGCATTGGTGTAGCCATCCTGGAGAATGCAGATTCAGTCTGATTTGATCTTGTCTAATCAAAACTAAAGCGAGGGTTATTGTTTAACTGCATTAATAATTCCAAATCTGAAATGTAGTCGTGAGCTTGAGGAGATTGGGATGTTTCCCCGTGTACACAGAGTGCTAAGAGGTGCTTCAAAGATGTCTGCCGAGTGAAACGGCTGTGCCGGTGACCTTGTGTTGTCCTGCCGAGCGGCTGCGGTGTGTGTAGGATCtgttgtgtaattgtgtgtgatGGCGGAGGCTGTTTGGCTGGCCAGGATGTTTTTCTGGTAGCGTACGCTGTTATTCTTGCAGGAGCAGCAGTCTCCGGGCTCGCTTTCCTTCCTCCCAGCGGTGTCCGTTTCTCCGCCAGGTGTTGGCGTGTAGTTTGTCAATAAAGCTTTTAGTTTACATCTGGAGCTATctattgttattttaatgtgcCGCGTTGACAGACACCCGAGCCGCCGCTCGATACGTGTTCCTGAGCTGCTGACAGCTGAGCGCTGCAGTTTGCCGATCTGCTTTACCGACAGAGAAAGCGGATCCTCTCGGCGGGCCCCTGCGCTGCACTCCGCCCGGCCCCGGAGCCTCTAATGCTGCGCTGCTCCCCGAGGGCCGCAGGGAAGGTCAGGGGTCCGGGACCGTCAGATGTGTTGTGATGGTATTAAATATTCAGCTACAGATCCTGGCTTGGTTTACCGCTGCGTCTTCATCTCTTCTGCATTGATCGTCTCTGTAAACATACACACGTCCCTCAGTCTGCACTGCTGCGCCGCGCTTTCATTCACACACTGCCAGGGTTGCCAGGTGTTCATAATAACCCAGGCCCAACATATAACAGCTCCAAGCACACGATGATATCAACACTGCCTCCGCATGTTCATCAAATACACATCTATAATCACGACAGAcatcacacacactgcaaaacatgAAGCGCTCAACTTTACTCTCTAGTCCAGATATATAAATCCTCTAACatctagtgttgttttcagaaataatgaggcaCAATCAAGAGAGTTTTCCATGAAAATAAGCAGAATAATCAGACACTGGAGGAAGAGCAATAACCCTACGACTGAAGGAAACGCTAGTCTGTTCCTCTTCCCCACTGTCAGGTCATTCTGATTATTCAGGGAACAGCTtgattaattttgactcattattgctcgtgtgtgtgtgtgtgtgtgtgtgtgtgtgtgtgtgtgtgtgtgtgtgtgtgtgtgtgtgtgtgtgtgtgtgtgtgtgtgtgtgtgtgtgtgtgtgtgtgtgtgtgtgtgtgtgtgtgtgtgtgtgcagactgTGGTGACTCTGATGTTTTGAACAGTGTGTCTGTCTTGTGTTTCAGCTCTGACCGCATACACGTACCTCACCATCTTTGACCTcttcaggtgagtgtgtgtgtgtgtgtgtgtgtgtgtgtgtgtgtgtccgtctcTCCTGCTGCTCAGTCCTGTTAGGCTGAAGATCTTCCCTCTTTCTGCACATGGAGACGTCTTTAATGAAAGCTGAGATGTTTCTGCTGGTCTTTAAAAGCAGAAACTGAAGCTGTAAGGTCACCGAGtcctcagagtgtgtgtgtgcgtgtgtgtgtgtgtgagtgtgagtgtgtgagagagatgatccgctcatgatggactgatttaAGACTCTTTCTCATGTAAACACAAACCCAGAGACCAACACAAGCTTGAGGACAAACCTCATCTGCTCTCATGTGTCACACCTCCACAttcagcgtgtgtgtgttgtgtgtgcgtgtgtgtgtgtgcgtgcgtgcgtgtgtgtgtgagatcttGTGCAGACCTGCTTTAGCAAGTGTTGGTGTGTTCagatgtttgtgcatgtgtgcacACGTCTGTGTATATGTGCgagtgtttgtttgtgcatgtgtgtgtatgtttgcgttgtgtgcatgcctgtgtgtgtactgatgcaggtgtgtgtgtgtgtgtgttgttcccGCAGTCTGATCACGTGTTTGCTGAGTCTGTGGGTGACCATGAAGAAACCCTCTCAGATCTACTCCTTTGGGTAAGAGAAGCTTCACACTGAATACACACTGATCACACTTCAGGACAGGAGATGAGCATCACACTTCAGACTTcattgtgtgtgcatgcgtgtgcgtgtgtgtgtgtgcgcatgtgtgtgctCAGCTTCCAGCGTTTCGAGGTGCTGGCGGTCTTCTCCTCCACTGTGCTGGTTCAGCTGGGTTCGCTCTTCATCCTGAAGGAAAGGTGAGATCTGAGCGTCTCTGCAGAACTCGATCCTGTCGATACTGCACTGCTGTGggaaagcagacacacacacacacacacacacacacacacacacacacacacacacacacacacacccacccctCAGCCCTGTGTACACACAACAGAGGAACTCATCAGCACTGAGTCCTCAAACACACCTCAGCTGTTTACTGCGATCTCACCATACtgatccgtgtgtgtgtgtgtgtgtgtgtgtgtgttttccagtgttgagCGGTTTGTGGAGCAGCCTGAGGTTCATACGTGAGTATAGCCATCACTCGACACACACATAAGAAGAAATGTATAGGAAATTTCtacaaaatatacacacacacacacacacacacataatatatatatatgtgtgtgtgtgtgtgtgtgtgtagcgggCGTCTGCTGGTGGGCACGTTCGTGGCTCTGTTCTTCAATCTGCTGACTCTGCTCTCCATCAAGAACAAACCCTTCGTCTTTGTGTCTGAAGGTGAGATTCAGTgctgatgaacacacacatacatacagagacacacacacacacctgttatgcacacacacatacacacaaacacacacatacacacacacacacacacgatttgCAAACACAAATACCTGTTCTGTGTGTACACATGTTTGTGTACaaaagtgtgtgcgtgcgtgtgtgtgtgtgtgtgtgtgagagagtttgaGCTGTTCCTCTGCTTCTCCTCAGCTGCGAGCACCAGTTGGCTGCAGGAACACGTGGCTGACCTGAGCcgcaggtaacacacacacacacacacacactcttctctGCTGGACACACACTTACAGTTAAAGCCTGAaacccatcatcatcatcatcatcatcatcagtatagTAGCGGCTGCGCTCTTATCTTTTATTTTTGTCCCAGTTCACTGTTGGTGTGTTTATCTGTTTGTTCATGAATAATGTACAGCGctttaatctgtgtgtgtgtgtgtgtgtgtgtgtgtgtgtgtgtgtgttcagtctgtGTGGCCTGATCCCAGCTCTCAGCAGTTTCCTCCTGCCCCGAATGAACCCGTTTGTGCTGATCAACCTGGCCGGAGCGTTCGCACTGGGCATCACATACATGCTGATCGAGATCAAGTGAGGACACAcactcgcgcgcacacacacacacacacacacacacactcgcacacacacatacacacaatgttGATTTATGCCGCTGGTGTGTGTTTGCTGCTGgagctgaggtgtgtgtgtgtgtgtgtgtgtgtgtgtgtgtgtgtgtgtgcgtgcgcgtgcgtgtgtgtgcgtgcgtgcgtgcgtgcgtgtgtgtgtgtgtgtgtgtgtgtgtgttctctctaTGCAGTAACTATAATGCGTTGGATACCGCGTCCGCCGTGGCCATCGCCCTCATGACCTTCGGCACCATGTACCCTATGAGTGTGTACAGTGGGAAGGTGCTGCTGCAGGTGCGTCTGCGCTgttctcactcactctctcacacacacacacacacacacacacacacacacctgtgtcaGCTCACACACACTTATGTTCGTTGTGTTTCTGCAGACCACGCCGTCTCACGTCATCGGGCAGCTGGACAAGCTCCTGCGAGAGGTCAGTTCTGCATCACTCAGTGAAATACAGAACTACTGCTCAAAACACTCAgtgttaactgaaataaacaacaacaaactcacaagaaataaaaactaaaggaAACTAACAACAACCactgaaaaacaaactaaataaaagcaTAATTCAGTAAAACAGTGTTCAGAATGAGTAAACACTGACTCTGTGCTGTAAACCTGCAGCTGTTCAGAGAAACACcagtagatggcgccaaacacatCAGTCAGAGCAGGATTATACACACTAACATCTCTTCTACATGTTTAACCTTCTCTTTATTACTCAAACATGTGAAGTCGGCATGTGTAACTACATGTGCAGCATGATCATTAATATGAAGAAGAATCTCTGAATTATTCACAGCTAATACTTTAATCCATCGTGTTTGTGTGGTTGtgcattgtgttttatttacactATTATTACTGATCGCACACACGAGTGAATGTAAGCAGTGTAAACGCTAATATTACTCTGTTCACTCTcatcaactcattcattcattgtcattttcttttcggcttagtccctttattaatcaggggtcgccacagcagaatgaaccgccaacttatacagcatatgttgcaacccatcactgggaaacggaTAAACGTACTACTAAAACTAAATGTAAACTAAGCAGAAatgtgtttacaaaataaaaactaaaactaacaaaaaccttgaataaaacaaactaaactaaactaaactgagaCGTCATTTAACAATGCAGATCTATAGTCAATCCGTTTCTAATTTCTCAGGTGTCGACGCTGGACGGC is from Danio aesculapii chromosome 13, fDanAes4.1, whole genome shotgun sequence and encodes:
- the slc30a6 gene encoding zinc transporter 6, translating into MALDGSSTSVVMAHGNQYQHSHVSDYYSRKLSNKPDVVPSGVTERKVFPADKPDMVALDVLGITDSDAPVYRQKQEADTLVLGTIHPFRKAHRSVLGKLAQEFSLVTSDRRSWKILLFGALNVVCTGCLLMWCSSTNSMALTAYTYLTIFDLFSLITCLLSLWVTMKKPSQIYSFGFQRFEVLAVFSSTVLVQLGSLFILKESVERFVEQPEVHTGRLLVGTFVALFFNLLTLLSIKNKPFVFVSEAASTSWLQEHVADLSRSLCGLIPALSSFLLPRMNPFVLINLAGAFALGITYMLIEINNYNALDTASAVAIALMTFGTMYPMSVYSGKVLLQTTPSHVIGQLDKLLREVSTLDGVLEVRNEHFWTIGFGSLAGSVHVRIRRDADEQMVLAHVWNRLSALVSALTVHIFKDEWSRASLSSGVLPCAPLSLSEYVSAAAVFPAAASRAQGSEPVPATSTPAKPSSPPPEFSFHTPGRHVQPVVFQTAHPHRPLYGGLQGPGVRFGLGPRGPMLQAYRTLSAAPHTYTSGTHTGPPRP